DNA sequence from the Prochlorothrix hollandica PCC 9006 = CALU 1027 genome:
CACGATCGGGGAACCTTTTCCCATTTTTATGGGATTCATTGGTTTTTTATGGTTACTGAACCTGATTAATATCGGTATTACCCATGGAGCCTTAAAACGCCATGGCATTTTACCCCGCAGTCGCGAGGGATTGGTGGGGATTCTGTTTGCTCCCTGTCTCCATGGCAGTTGGCAGCATCTGCGCAATAATACCTGGCCCTTGCTCCTGTTAGGGACCTTTGTGATGGTGCAGGTGGGTAATTATTTTTATGGGGTGACCTTAACGATTTGGGCGATCGGGGGCATAGGGGTTTGGATCTTTGGCCAGGATGGGGTGCATTTAGGCGCTAGTAGCTTAATTTGGGGCTACTGTGGCTTTATTCTGCTCCATGCCCTATTTTCCCCCACGGTGCTGTCGGTGCTGTTGGCGGCGATCGTGGTTCTTAGCTATGGGGGGATGATTGCCGCCGGGGTGACCCTCCAGCCCCAGGAGCAGCGTGTTTCTTGGCAGAGCCATCAGTTTGGGTTTGCGGGGGGATGGCTGGCGGCGCGATATAGTGCCGAAATTCAACAGGGACTAGGACGGGTGCTGGACTCCCTCGGTCAACTCCTGGGGTTCTAGGTCGTGATTCCTGAGGGAACTCCACTCTTTTATTTCGCCAAGATCCTTATTTCGCCAAGATCCTCATTTTACCAAGATCCTCATTTTACCAAGATCCTTATTTTGCCAAGATCTTCCTCGCTGGCGTGACCTTTGATCCTTCAGCTTGGCTTAGAAAACGATCGAACTGCCGCAACGTCACAATCACCACCCCAGTCATCACTAACGACAACACCCCCATGGAAACCATCCGCTGATCCAAGAGAAAGATCATGTAGGTGAATAACGAGGTGTAGATGACCAGAATCGGCAGATACCAATGGCGGGGAAAGTAGAAAAAGAAAATGATAGACAGCACATCTGCGGTATAGAAATAGCGTTCATGCATCTTCGGTAAACAGTAGGGCATCAGCAAACAGGAGAGGAACGATAGTTGAATCAAGAGATCGGGATTCAAGGGGGCGGAACTGCGATAGACCCGCAGGATCAAGAGTCCCAGAACCACCAGGGTAAACCCCAACCCCAGGGGCAGCAACGTATAGGGAAAAGGGACACCAGGCCACCACGGCAGTACACCATTGGGCGAGGCGGGGTCCATGGCTTTGGTCAACCCAGCGGTACACCACCAGGAGGGCTGCTAAAAAGCCCCCATTATTGATGACCGTGCCCACCACTTCAAAGGGGAGATGGGTGCTAGCCATGGCCAGGTGAATCAGCAGGGGCAGCAGGGGGAAAAAGGCCAGACGGGGATCCAACTGATCCGTATCGGAATAGCCGGAGGTGACAATGGCTTGGTAGAGATGACTATCCCAGGCGGAGAACACCCCCCAGCCCCATTGGGCGGCGATGCCCCCAGGGGGTTCCGGTAAACGGGGGGCAATGACCAACAGGCCCAGGAGAATCAGGGCGCGACTGCTGAGCCACATGGCCAGGGGAAAGGTGAGGCGGGGATGGGATCCCCAGGAGTCTAAGACGGGCAGCGCGGGTTTAAAGGTCATGGATCTGGGGTAATCTGCACGCGATCGCCGTCCTTCAGATAACCCGCCCCTTCAACGACTACCTGATCGCCGGGGTTGAGACCCTGGAGAATTTCCATGCGGGCCTGGGTGGGATCGGCGCTATCCATCACCTGGCCGACGGTGACGACTTGCAGGGCCACCTGATCTGAACCCAAC
Encoded proteins:
- a CDS encoding rhomboid family intramembrane serine protease; the protein is MDNDTFQQLVTLSQTTIGEPFPIFMGFIGFLWLLNLINIGITHGALKRHGILPRSREGLVGILFAPCLHGSWQHLRNNTWPLLLLGTFVMVQVGNYFYGVTLTIWAIGGIGVWIFGQDGVHLGASSLIWGYCGFILLHALFSPTVLSVLLAAIVVLSYGGMIAAGVTLQPQEQRVSWQSHQFGFAGGWLAARYSAEIQQGLGRVLDSLGQLLGF